Proteins encoded together in one Hevea brasiliensis isolate MT/VB/25A 57/8 chromosome 16, ASM3005281v1, whole genome shotgun sequence window:
- the LOC110662510 gene encoding probable serine/threonine-protein kinase PBL9, with protein sequence MQFFSPPSSSILIVLLVNLKLSSNQEESFKRVPCFVINLMGVCLSAQIKAESPFNTGLSSKYVSTDGNDHSMSSKVSSVSVPPTPRSEGQILQSTNLKSFSYSDLKMATRNFRPDSVLGEGGFGSVFKGWIDEHSFTAAKPGTGLVIAVKRLNLESFQGHKEWLAEVNYLGQFYHPHLVKLIGYCLEDEHRLLVYEFMPRGSLENHLFRRGSYFQPLSWNLRLKVALGAAKGLAFLHSDENKVIYRDFKTSNILLDSKYNAKLSDFGLAKDGPTGDKSHVSTRVMGTYGYAAPEYLATGHLSAKSDVYSFGVVFLEMLSGRRAIDKNRPSGEHNLVEWAKPYLASKRKIFRVLDNRLEGQYSMDVAYKAATLALRCLSTEPRFRPNMDEVVTLLEQLHDSKEIGSANTPSSNASRIRRRSADDASSGRTAAAYPRPSASTLYI encoded by the exons ATGCAATTCTTTTCACCTCCCTCTAGCTCCATATTAATTGTGCTACTTGTCAATCTAAAGCTTAGCTCAAACCAG GAAGAGAGCTTCAAAAGGGTACCTTGTTTTGTGATTAATTTGATGGGGGTTTGCTTGAGCGCCCAAATTAAAGCTGAGAGCCCATTTAACACAG GGCTGAGCTCGAAATATGTTAGCACAGATGGGAATGATCATAGTATGAGTAGCAAAGTCTCATCAGTTTCAGTGCCACCAACTCCTCGGAGCGAAGGTCAGATCTTGCAGTCCACTAATCTGAAGAGCTTCAGCTATTCTGATCTCAAGATGGCCACAAGGAATTTCCGTCCCGATAGTGTCTTAGGAGAAGGTGGTTTTGGTTCTGTTTTTAAGGGATGGATTGATGAGCATTCATTTACTGCTGCCAAGCCTGGAACTGGACTGGTTATTGCTGTGAAAAGGCTTAACCTAGAGAGTTTCCAAGGGCACAAGGAGTGGTTG GCTGAAGTAAATTATCTGGGACAATTTTATCATCCTCATCTTGTGAAGCTGATTGGTTACTGCTTAGAGGATGAACACCGGCTTTTGGTGTACGAGTTCATGCCTCGAGGCAGTTTGGAAAATCATTTATTTAGGA GAGGATCTTACTTCCAGCCTCTTTCTTGGAATCTCCGCTTGAAGGTTGCTCTTGGCGCTGCGAAGGGGCTTGCATTTCTTCATAGTGATGAAAATAAAGTTATATATCGGGACTTCAAGACTTCTAACATTCTACTTGATTCA AAATACAATGCAAAGCTCTCTGATTTTGGGTTGGCCAAGGATGGGCCAACAGGTGATAAGAGTCATGTCTCGACCAGGGTTATGGGTACATATGGATATGCAGCTCCAGAATATCTAGCCACGG GTCATTTGTCTGCCAAGAGTGATGTCTATAGCTTTGGAGTTGTTTTTTTAGAGATGTTATCTGGAAGGAGAGCAATTGATAAAAATCGGCCGTCCGGAGAACACAATCTAGTGGAATGGGCTAAACCCTATCTGGCAAGCAAACGAAAGATTTTCCGAGTCCTGGACAATCGTCTTGAAGGGCAGTATTCAATGGATGTTGCCTATAAGGCAGCTACCCTTGCACTGCGTTGCCTATCCACAGAACCCAGGTTCCGGCCAAACATGGATGAGGTTGTGACATTGTTGGAACAGCTCCATGATTCCAAAGAAATTGGAAGCGCCAACACCCCTTCAAGCAATGCATCCAGAATTCGTAGACGAAGTGCAGATGATGCTAGTAGTGGAAGGACTGCAGCTGCTTATCCTCGGCCCTCTGCTTCCACTCTTTATATTTGA
- the LOC110662503 gene encoding serine/threonine-protein kinase PCRK1, translating into MKCFHFTNGERREEEEGVGGGGGGSGGSDVVSRVVSRVSWARSLSVASSSVDTRRSEFDSECNSSRDLSDSLGFYELLSQRRANDLRVFTFAELKSASRGFSRALLIGEGGFGCVYRGVVRVPDDENDGLDSKMDVAIKQLNRHGFQGHKEWINEVNFLGVVKHPNLVKLVGYCAEDDERGMQRLLVYELMCNKSLEDHLLARVPTPLPWMTRLKIAQDAARGLAYLHEEMDFQLIFRDFKPSNVLLDEEFNAKLSDFGLARQGPPEGLGHVSTSVVGTVGYAAPEYVQTGRLTVKSDVWSFGVVLYELMTGRRAIERNLPRAEQKLLEWVRPYVSDSKKFHLILDPRLEGDYCIKSAQKLAFLANKCLTKQPKSRPKMSEVVEMLGNIIGEISSQVDVACEPVSEHEEVKEETSVETDESIRQGNGYRKKVFDLREIVNLRNRSIGKLDWRNWTPGLVRTSE; encoded by the exons ATGAAGTGTTTTCATTTCACCAACGGGGAGCGGCGAGAGGAAGAGGAAGGAGTCGGGGGCGGCGGTGGTGGTAGTGGAGGAAGCGATGTCGTTTCAAGGGTGGTGTCCAGGGTGTCATGGGCAAGGTCGTTGAGTGTGGCGTCGAGTAGCGTGGACACGAGAAGGTCTGAGTTTGACTCTGAGTGTAACTCGTCTAGGGACTTGTCTGACTCGCTCGGTTTCTATGAGCTTTTGTCTCAGCGGAGAGCTAATGATCTGAGAGTCTTCACTTTCGCGGAGCTGAAATCTGCCAGTCGAGGGTTCAGTAGAGCTCTGTTGATCGGCGAGGGAGGATTTGGATGTGTTTACAGAGGTGTCGTTAGGGTTCCTGATGATGAAAACGACGGCCTTGATTCTAAGATGGACGTTGCTATAAAGCAGTTGAATCGTCACGGTTTCCAG GGGCATAAGGAATGGATAAATGAAGTGAATTTTTTGGGTGTTGTTAAGCACCCAAATCTTGTCAAGTTAGTGGGATATTGTGCTGAAGATGATGAAAGAGGGATGCAACGGCTTTTGGTCTATGAGCTTATGTGTAACAAAAGCTTAGAGGACCATTTGTTGGCTCGAGTGCCAACACCTCTTCCATGGATGACAAGATTGAAAATTGCCCAAGATGCAGCTCGTGGATTGGCTTATCTCCACGAAGAAATGGATTTTCAG CTAATATTTCGGGATTTTAAACCATCAAATGTTCTGCTAGATGAGGAATTCAATGCAAAGCTTTCAGATTTTGGTCTGGCTAGGCAGGGACCTCCTGAAGGACTTGGACATGTTTCAACCTCA GTTGTGGGCACAGTGGGCTATGCTGCTCCAGAGTATGTTCAGACTGGCAGGCTGACTGTAAAGAGTGATGTATGGAGCTTTGGGGTGGTTCTCTACGAGCTTATGACAGGAAGGCGAGCAATAGAGAGAAACCTACCGCGGGCTGAGCAGAAGCTTTTAGAATGGGTAAGACCATATGTATCAGATTCAAAGAAGTTCCACCTTATTTTAGATCCACGACTTGAAGGAGATTATTGCATCAAATCAGCCCAGAAACTAGCATTCCTGGCAAACAAGTGTCTAACAAAACAGCCAAAGTCCCGACCTAAAATGAGTGAGGTAGTAGAGATGCTGGGAAACATCATAGGTGAGATATCATCTCAAGTTGATGTTGCCTGTGAACCTGTTTCTGAACATGAAGAAGTTAAGGAAGAAACCTCTGTGGAGACTGATGAGTCCATTAGACAAGGGAATGGCTATCGGAAGAAGGTTTTTGATTTAAGAGAAATAGTCAACTTGCGGAACAGATCAATAGGGAAATTAGATTGGAGAAATTGGACACCTGGGTTGGTAAGAACTTCAGAATAG